AGTTGGCCATTGCTGCCCCTCAGCCATTCTGCATTGGTTTTgtccttttccaactcGTTTGGGAACCTACCGACGCATTTGTCAAGTTTTTAATGCATGCTCAGACCAGGAAGTATGAGTATCAGGCTGGTGAGATTCTCCATGGTTGCCCGCCTGATGGGAAGCTGATGCTTTTGTAGACGAGTTCGCGGTTAACCTTGGCAAAAAGCCGGACCTTGCCTCAGCGTTGATCAAGCTACATGTCACCAATTTGTCTTCCCCCCACAGTGACTGGTTGTACTCCATGTATCACCATTCTCATCCAACACTCCCTGAGAGGCTGTCTGCGATGGAAAGATTTGAGAATAATAAGGGAAAggtggaaggaaaaaaggacCTCTAAAGAGGGACTCGGCTGGATACGTCGATGTTGATAGAAATTATTTCTAAAGTTCAGTAAATTACGCGATGAACATGGCGAGAGCGGATGCGAACTTTCAATGCACAACCTCATCTGCTGCTGTTTTCAGCGATATACGAGATTTGTCGATGATTATATGGCATCGATTTTTGATTATTTCTTTAAACATCAGCGGTGAGTAGCGACGCGGTGTGCGACATCTTCACCGCGCGCGCAGCGAACCACGTTGAATCCATTTATCTTTGTTGCGTCCAAGTCAGTTCATCGCATCCCCAGGCAACacgcttctccttccccatgCCCCCAGGGATACGCAGCGATGAACTATAAccccctccatctcctgcCCCTTCCTCCGACAGCCCTCGATCCCAAACCCATTCCTACATCCCTCACTCTCGATCCCTTTTCCGACGTCCTCTGGGTCGGCACATCCTCTGGAATCGTTTCTGCACTATGCTCTCCTCTGACTCTGACTAGGAATGTACACTTTCCTGCCCATGGATGCAAGGCTGGTGGCGGAGGGTTTAGCCAGCAAGGTGTGAGTGCCGTGCGGGAAGTGAGAGTAACAGACAGAGATGTTTGGACTTTAACGGAAGGTGGTATCGGAGGAcgaaagagaggaggggCACCCAAGTGGACAGTTAGGTGCGCTTTACATTGGCGTGCATGAACATCGACCGTCTACTAACTACCGCACAGTGATGTGACGCGCTCTCTCCGAACGATGTCTCCGAACCCCACCAACTCTCACGAACTCATCACTGGAGGTGCCGGCTCACTCCTTCTCGCCAACACTGCCCGGGGTGAAGTGGTGAGGAGCATAGAGAACTCTAGCCCTGTAGTCAAACTTGCACCACTACATCGGACCGTCTTGGCCGCGGGCTTGTCTGGTCAGGTAACCGTGCTTGACCCCAGAACAGGCTTCAAAGCCGCGCAGAATATAAGTTCAGTACAGGCCCACACTGGTGGATTGAGTGGAGCGGATGTTCAAGGGAATATTGTCGCCACTTGGGGCTGGACACACATGTACGTATCATTGGTTCAACAAGGCCAATATTAATGGTCATTCTCAGGCAAGGGCATCCGCTACCCGACCCTCTGATTCGCCTGTACGACGTCCGAGCTCTGCGACCTCTTCCCCCTatctccttcccatccGGCCCGGCATTCGCCTTGCtacatccttcttcctcctcgcaTATTGTTGTTTCCTCACAGCAAGGCATGCTTCAAACGATTGACATGTCGCTCGGTCCATCCGCTACCGTCTTTCAACAACTTGATGTCAGCTCGTACGTTACCTCCATGGCGCTTAGTTCTCGTGGGGACTATCTTGCATTTGGCGATGCAGACGGGCAATTGCACGTCTGGACCACGAATGAGACTGGAGAGAAAGCAGCACTTGATGAGAATGGGTCAATTGTCTTACCCCCTTTCAATGGGTATGAAGGGGTTAAACCTGAATGGCCCGACCAGGTCGATCCGTTACCTACAATTGCATGGGAAGACAACACCCCTTTGAACCTTGTGGGAATGCCATACTATAATGAAGCATTACTTTCACAATTTCCATCAGAATGCTATGCTACGCCCACTTCTCCCTTATTCAATCCCCCCGTCACCATTCCTCAACCTGTCCTCTCGTCTATGAAGATGGTAGACTTCGTGGGCTACGCACCGAATCCCAAAGAGTTGAGAGGTAAACGATACGTCTTACGTGCTGCTCCTGGTGCAGAAAATCGAGctagaggaaaagggagaagagatagcGGACCCAGGTTCAGAAGcgagaaggataaaaaggGAACGTacaaagacaaagaggaTATAGAGGAGGAGCTTAACGACGGTGAGATCCCGAAATATTATAGAAAGGTGGAGATCAAATATTCCAAATTTGGAATCGAGGATTTCGACTTTGAGTGAGCTTCGGTCCAGCTACTTTTAGCCATTACTGACGTGACACAGATTTTATAACCGCACAAACTACTCTGGATTGGAAACAGATATTCTCAATTCGTACACCAATTCTCTCCTCCAAGCTCTTCACTACACACTTCCACTACGAGCCGTTGCTACTGCTCACATCTGTGTTGACTGTAAAAAGGAACACTGTCTTTTGTGCGAGGCGGGCTTCTTATTCAGAATGCTAGAAGACGCGAAAGGAAGGAATTGTCAGGCAAGCAACTTTTCAAGAGCTTTCAGCGCCACCAGCCAAGCCTATGCTCTAGGCTTAATGGACGAGAATACCAACAGCAAATCGACCGCACCATACGGTTCTCTAATACAAAACTTCAACCGATGGCTCCTATCCACGTTTAGTACCGAATCCATTGTCGACGGTGAAACCTTCCAccttcgccctcttccGCAGAATGCTTCTGGACTGAATGGGCTGTCAATGAATGATGGGCCTTCTGCAATCGACCAAGTACTAGGTGTCAATATTAAAACCACCAATACCTGCAGGTATTGCGGATTTGTTTCATCAAGAGATTCAACATTGCATGTTGTTGACTTGGTATATCCGAAGAAAACAGTCAGTCTTTCTTAGCCTCTTCCAGTATTAACGCTTAGTTAAACCTTGACAGAATTCTCGACTGTCGTTCTCGGACATCCTGCGCTCCTCTCTCATTCGAGATTCAACCACTAAGGCCATCTGCTCCTCATGTAAAGCCTTTGCCCCCCTTGATTCTCGCCGTGGCCTTTCGCCCTCCTCTAgaaatcctcttccaccagTGCTTTCAGTTAACGCGATGGTGACCAACTCTGACGTATACGGCTTCTGGAAAGATAAGAAAGATGCGAAAAAAGATGGCGTGAGGAGATTCTTACCGAAGAGGGTAACAATTAGAGATGCAGGAAAGCTCGAGAATGAccatgaggaagaggtcaagTATTCTATTCGAGTGAGTGGAAACATCAGTGGGCAAAATCTCGGCTGAACAGGTTTTAGTCGATGGTGGTACAAATACAAGAATCGCCCGACGCCGTAGCTCACCTTGTATCATTCGTCAAAAGTGTGTCTTGGCATCAGCTCAGTGTGATTTTAACTGATTTTGAAACAGTGCCATTGAAAGACGGCTCTTCGACATGGGTAATGTTCAACGATTTCCTCGTCCGACCTGTCTCAGAGGACGAagttctttctttccccgACCAATGGAAGGTGCCAGCTGTGATCATCCTCGAAAGGGAGAACACGGAAGAGTTGCTGAATTTAGAAGTGCTGCCCAAGGAGCTTGACAGTGAGATATTATTCAAAGATGTGTCTATCGCTTGGTGAGCCCATTTTATCTCCAAATATAGAAGGAATAGGCTAATATATATGTTTAGGAACCGCAAGCAAAACATGATTAAACACAAGATATTGCAACGGGACGAAATGCCAAAAAGAGGGACCCTCGTTGCTATCGACGCCGAATTTGTGGCTCTCCAGCAAGTGCGGCAATCCTTTTGCGTGCTCGTTGTGTCGTGCTAATCAGTTTTGAGacaggaagaaatggagtTCCGATCGGATGGTACCAAGAATATCCTTCGACCGTCACATATGTCTTTGGCGCGGGTATCCGTTTTgcgaggagaaggtgaaatggaagggaCGCCGTTTATTGACGATTATATTCACACGAGTGAGGCCGTGGTGGACTACCTTACCGAGTTCAGTGGTATCGAGGGTGAGTCCGGACCTACTTGCAGCTGATTGCTTGCCGCTTACGATCCGTAGCTGGAGATTTGGACCCGAACAACTCGCCGCATACTCTTGTACCTCTCAAGGTTGCATACAAAAAGTTAAGATTGCGTGAGTAACTTTCCACTGATTAATGGGGAAAAAGCTGAGCCACGCAGTGGTGGATCTCGGCTGCATCTTTGTCGGTCACGGATTATCGAAGGATTTTAGAACTATTAGTGCGTGGCTCAAACTTGGGTTGCTCTActaattttttttatcGCTGACCATCGTAATTGACAGACATCTTTGTCCCACCTGAACAAGTCATGGACACTGTCCTGATCTACACCTTGCCAGGAAGTCAACGTAAACTCTCTCTTCGATTCCTTGCATGGTATCTCCTACATCAAGACATTCAGACAAACTCTCATGATTCTATCGAAGACGCACATTTCGCTCTGCTACTTTGCAAACTGTGGATGGATTACTCCTCggaaagtgaagaggcTTTTGagatggtgatggaggaTATCTTTGCTGAAGGGAAAAAGTTGGCCTTCAAACCGCCAAATAGTGCTGGAAACACAATGGCCGAACAACAGTTATCGCCGCGTAGTTTTACTCCATTATCAAGTGATCAGACGGTGGCACATGCTGTGGTGAAGTCGGGAATGGCAACTCCCCCGCCTCCTACAAAACTAGGGTTGCCGCAGTGGGCATCTCAAAACAGTCCCAGCCCACTAAGGCGGTAGTAATGATGACGATGCATACGTTTATTATTACcgttcttttttcttttgcttttgtaTATTCCTCACAGAACATGACGAGCAATGGATTGTCATTACGCATGAGAAGCTGCATTATCTATCATGGCAAGTAAACTTCATTACTACATCTACCTCCAAAGAAAATCTTGCGGAAAGCAAACATATATGGATGGCACCGTCTCCTAGCATTATAGATATCATTAATCATTTACAAAGACATATCATGGTGCAATCACTTGTTTACGAACGACGATACAGCGCCTAGTCACAAACTGTACATGTAGCTGTATTTCCATTTAGATAAGGGAATGCAGCAGAAGCAAACGCTTATATAGTGGACAGAGCTCCTATGCCATTGATCACTCATCACTTGTTATGTGGTTTGCTGCCCCGGCTGAGAAAGAACAACAAAGAACAAAGATGGACTTCGCCATTTGATCCCGTGTTACGCCACATGGCACAAAACGCCGCGGCATTTTGCGGGCTGTATGGGGGCGTTGAGGCGCGATGGTTGTACGAGCTGGTCGaggtaggaaggaaggaagaagaaggaaggacgaAAGACACAACGAAAGAAAGCAGCTTCAAGAACAACACCCTTATCCATACCACTCCCAAAGACAGCCGTGGAGAGAGCGGCGACGTCGACACAGCACACACAGCGCGGCAGTCCTCAGGCATCGCCGCAGGCTCGACGAGGTGAGTAGATCCAGTGGTGGCGGCGGATGGCATGCGAAGTATTTGTCGATGCTTGGGCAAATGACTCGCagcagagagagaggatgatagGGTGGAAGCTGATCTGACTGCAGTCCAATCTTATGTCCTCCAAGTCGCAGCAGCCACCCACCGGCCTCTCAAAGTCGGCAGCCAAAAAGCGCTCAAAGAAGGCGGCAAAGCAGTCTCAGAATCCTCAGCCACAGTCAGCACCACAGACGTCCTCTCAAACACCTGCCTctgttcctcctctccctcccgcCTCTGTCCCAGATCCTCTTGATCCCGCGTTCTTCAATTTTCCAGGTCCTGGTTCTTATCCCATTGACGTTCAATACGACGATACTGCGTACTACGGCCAAGTCGACGTGCCCCTCAGTCAAGGCAATTTTCCAGGCTCCTATTCTATCGACTATAATCTTTCACTTCAAAACGGTAGTCAGATCGCCGGTTTGTCAGCTCCGTTCAACATCACCCACGACGATCTCATCTCCGCTGCCAACGAGCTTTATAAGAGGATGGCAGACCCGGAATTTGGATCAGACGATGCCTATTGGTCTTCTTTGCCGCCGCATATCCGACAGTTCATCCGTGATGCCGTGCCATTTACCGGCTCCATAAGTCAGAGCACACCAGGTACTACTTCAAGCCAAAGGACAATGTACCAGATGGCACAGCAAATAGTACAAGCCGCTAGTCAAGGGATGGGCTTAGGTCACGGAAT
This genomic window from Cryptococcus deuterogattii R265 chromosome 9, complete sequence contains:
- a CDS encoding PAB-dependent poly(A)-specific ribonuclease subunit PAN2 produces the protein MNYNPLHLLPLPPTALDPKPIPTSLTLDPFSDVLWVGTSSGIVSALCSPLTLTRNVHFPAHGCKAGGGGFSQQGVSAVREVRVTDRDVWTLTEGGIGGRKRGGAPKWTVSDVTRSLRTMSPNPTNSHELITGGAGSLLLANTARGEVVRSIENSSPVVKLAPLHRTVLAAGLSGQVTVLDPRTGFKAAQNISSVQAHTGGLSGADVQGNIVATWGWTHMQGHPLPDPLIRLYDVRALRPLPPISFPSGPAFALLHPSSSSHIVVSSQQGMLQTIDMSLGPSATVFQQLDVSSYVTSMALSSRGDYLAFGDADGQLHVWTTNETGEKAALDENGSIVLPPFNGYEGVKPEWPDQVDPLPTIAWEDNTPLNLVGMPYYNEALLSQFPSECYATPTSPLFNPPVTIPQPVLSSMKMVDFVGYAPNPKELRGKRYVLRAAPGAENRARGKGRRDSGPRFRSEKDKKGTYKDKEDIEEELNDGEIPKYYRKVEIKYSKFGIEDFDFEFYNRTNYSGLETDILNSYTNSLLQALHYTLPLRAVATAHICVDCKKEHCLLCEAGFLFRMLEDAKGRNCQASNFSRAFSATSQAYALGLMDENTNSKSTAPYGSLIQNFNRWLLSTFSTESIVDGETFHLRPLPQNASGLNGLSMNDGPSAIDQVLGVNIKTTNTCRYCGFVSSRDSTLHVVDLVYPKKTNSRLSFSDILRSSLIRDSTTKAICSSCKAFAPLDSRRGLSPSSRNPLPPVLSVNAMVTNSDVYGFWKDKKDAKKDGVRRFLPKRVTIRDAGKLENDHEEEVKYSIRSMVVQIQESPDAVAHLVSFVKMPLKDGSSTWVMFNDFLVRPVSEDEVLSFPDQWKVPAVIILERENTEELLNLEVLPKELDSEILFKDVSIAWNRKQNMIKHKILQRDEMPKRGTLVAIDAEFVALQQEEMEFRSDGTKNILRPSHMSLARVSVLRGEGEMEGTPFIDDYIHTSEAVVDYLTEFSGIEAGDLDPNNSPHTLVPLKVAYKKLRLLVDLGCIFVGHGLSKDFRTINIFVPPEQVMDTVLIYTLPGSQRKLSLRFLAWYLLHQDIQTNSHDSIEDAHFALLLCKLWMDYSSESEEAFEMVMEDIFAEGKKLAFKPPNSAGNTMAEQQLSPRSFTPLSSDQTVAHAVVKSGMATPPPPTKLGLPQWASQNSPSPLRR